The following are encoded together in the Campylobacteraceae bacterium genome:
- a CDS encoding phytanoyl-CoA dioxygenase family protein, translating to MNLTHNQKKEFHENGFLVLKRFAQKNICDDILKQAQKELDEKIAPYETEQEYYNEVESSVTLRRLRQVYQRNDLFKAWMENKEILPILEDLLQDKVVLTLAHHNSIMTKQAKISTVTFWHQDRRYWNFKNDDLISVWLCLDDEYLENGLLEFIPGSHKLDFEKDQFDKNSNFLDEHAKNKELIKKRVHQNLYKGDVVLFHCKTLHHASKNMSKKNKISFVYTVKALSNDAIKNTRSDDKEILLSH from the coding sequence ATGAATTTAACACACAATCAAAAAAAAGAATTTCATGAAAATGGATTTTTAGTTCTTAAACGTTTTGCGCAAAAAAATATCTGTGATGATATTTTAAAACAAGCACAAAAAGAACTTGATGAAAAAATTGCACCTTATGAAACTGAACAAGAATATTACAATGAAGTAGAGAGTTCTGTAACTCTTAGACGTTTACGTCAAGTATATCAACGAAACGATTTATTTAAAGCATGGATGGAAAATAAAGAAATTTTGCCTATTCTAGAAGATTTACTTCAAGATAAAGTGGTATTAACTCTTGCACATCATAATTCAATTATGACAAAACAAGCCAAAATCTCAACCGTTACTTTTTGGCATCAAGACAGAAGATATTGGAATTTTAAAAACGATGATTTAATATCTGTTTGGTTATGTTTAGATGATGAGTATTTAGAGAATGGTTTATTAGAATTTATTCCAGGCTCTCATAAACTGGATTTTGAAAAAGATCAGTTCGATAAAAATTCAAATTTTTTAGATGAACATGCAAAAAATAAAGAACTTATTAAAAAACGTGTACATCAAAATCTTTATAAAGGGGATGTTGTATTGTTTCACTGTAAAACACTGCATCATGCTTCTAAAAACATGAGCAAGAAAAACAAAATATCTTTTGTTTATACGGTAAAAGCACTTTCTAATGATGCTATTAAAAATACTCGAAGTGATGACAAAGAAATTCTACTCTCACACTAA
- a CDS encoding glycerate kinase, with product MTIVIAPDSYKESLSSIEVARSIKKGFLSIFPEATYVLAPLGDGGEGTVSSMVYSENGTIVKTRVQNALGEKIDSFYGLINDKNTAVIEMAAASGLEQIKEEDRDIMNSSTYGFGELILHAIHKGAKHLILCLGGSATNDAGIGMLNALGVKFYDKNKLEIRSNSKNVSKIIAFDASALIKTFKNITIEVACDVQNPLYGEHGASYIFAKQKGASEEDIKILDSGLESFAVLCARIFKKDYSKCEGAGAAGGLGFALLAFLEAPLVSGIDLVLEHLSLEDKIKNATLLITGEGKIDKQTLDGKTIMGLAKLSSKHKIKTIVIAGCLGEGYELILKKGVDIVFDCTPINSSFSLLKQNAKYNLEQTSNSIAKCLKMNLG from the coding sequence ATGACAATAGTGATTGCACCTGATTCTTATAAAGAAAGCTTAAGTTCTATAGAAGTAGCTAGAAGTATAAAAAAAGGTTTTTTAAGTATTTTTCCTGAAGCCACTTATGTATTAGCGCCTTTAGGGGATGGAGGTGAGGGTACTGTTTCTTCTATGGTATATTCAGAAAATGGCACTATAGTTAAAACAAGGGTGCAAAATGCCTTAGGAGAAAAAATTGACTCCTTTTATGGTTTAATCAATGATAAGAATACAGCTGTAATAGAAATGGCTGCAGCAAGTGGTTTAGAACAGATAAAAGAAGAAGACCGTGATATTATGAACAGTTCTACCTATGGTTTTGGAGAACTTATATTGCATGCAATACATAAGGGTGCAAAACATCTCATTTTGTGTTTAGGCGGATCTGCCACTAATGATGCAGGAATAGGAATGTTAAACGCTTTGGGTGTGAAATTTTATGATAAAAATAAGCTAGAAATAAGAAGTAATTCCAAAAATGTATCTAAAATCATTGCGTTTGATGCAAGTGCTTTAATTAAAACGTTTAAAAATATTACTATAGAAGTGGCTTGTGATGTTCAAAATCCTTTATATGGAGAACATGGTGCTTCTTATATATTTGCAAAACAAAAAGGTGCAAGTGAAGAAGACATTAAAATACTAGATTCTGGTTTAGAATCTTTTGCAGTACTGTGTGCAAGAATATTTAAAAAAGACTATTCAAAATGTGAAGGAGCAGGGGCTGCTGGAGGTTTAGGTTTTGCACTTCTTGCTTTTTTAGAAGCACCTTTAGTCTCTGGTATTGATTTGGTTCTTGAACATTTAAGCCTTGAAGATAAAATTAAAAATGCCACCTTATTAATTACAGGAGAAGGCAAAATTGATAAACAAACCTTAGATGGGAAAACAATTATGGGTCTTGCTAAACTAAGTTCTAAACACAAGATTAAAACAATAGTAATTGCAGGCTGTTTAGGTGAAGGTTATGAACTAATACTTAAAAAAGGCGTAGATATTGTATTTGATTGTACCCCCATTAATTCAAGTTTTTCTCTTTTAAAACAAAATGCAAAATACAATTTAGAGCAGACATCTAATAGTATTGCTAAGTGTTTAAAAATGAACTTAGGTTAA
- a CDS encoding M48 family metallopeptidase, producing MNNFLQHYPQNIIDDVNTLIKNNQLDKYLKNKYKAQHQITSDKALYTYVSKLKSMYFKKYNLHKVLFDSKINVINNALGLHTFISRVQGNKLKAKNEIRISHIFKDAPKEFLEMIVVHELAHLKEKEHNKAFYKLCHHMLNNYAQVEFDLRLYLFNDYLKKKNNT from the coding sequence ATCAATAACTTTCTACAACATTACCCACAAAACATAATTGATGATGTTAATACCTTAATCAAAAACAATCAATTGGATAAATATTTAAAAAATAAATATAAAGCACAACATCAAATCACTTCAGATAAAGCACTGTATACCTATGTTAGTAAACTTAAAAGCATGTATTTTAAAAAGTATAACTTACATAAGGTTCTTTTTGATTCAAAAATTAATGTTATTAATAATGCCTTAGGTTTACATACTTTTATTTCGCGCGTTCAAGGCAACAAATTAAAAGCAAAAAATGAAATTCGTATTTCTCATATTTTTAAAGATGCTCCGAAAGAGTTTCTTGAAATGATTGTCGTTCATGAACTAGCCCATTTAAAAGAAAAAGAACATAATAAGGCTTTTTACAAATTATGCCATCATATGTTAAATAACTACGCACAAGTAGAATTTGACTTAAGATTGTATTTATTTAATGACTATCTTAAGAAAAAAAATAACACTTAA
- a CDS encoding phosphotransferase family protein, whose translation MLDISKIQELDFFKDLKLLELKLLNNQGLCNTNYLLYSKKKTYLLRELNTKISINRKNEFFHQNLAYENNLAAKAYFLSSNADLMLCDYIEGVHKETLSKKGMSSLVLCLSTLHSINLRSQPVDLQNEYKNYNKECLNKETISKLDFYFSAIKDYSSELVFCHNDLNQGNILFNKEVKLIDWEYSCLNDKYFDLANVIIEYDFNKKEEESFLKQYFKNKQSCNKNKLYLFKILYLALSLLWFNAYNQKSKRDIFIKKILSLLKNEF comes from the coding sequence ATGCTAGATATTTCTAAAATTCAAGAGTTAGATTTTTTTAAAGACTTAAAACTTCTAGAATTAAAACTATTGAATAATCAAGGCTTATGCAATACAAATTATTTGTTATATAGTAAAAAAAAGACTTATCTTCTTAGAGAATTAAATACAAAAATTTCTATCAATAGAAAAAATGAATTTTTCCATCAAAATCTTGCCTATGAGAACAACCTTGCAGCAAAAGCATATTTCCTAAGTTCTAATGCTGATTTAATGCTCTGTGATTACATAGAAGGTGTGCATAAAGAGACCTTATCTAAAAAAGGCATGTCTTCATTGGTTCTGTGTTTAAGTACGCTTCACAGTATTAACTTAAGGTCCCAGCCAGTTGATTTACAAAATGAATATAAAAACTATAATAAAGAGTGTTTAAATAAAGAAACAATTAGTAAACTAGATTTTTATTTCTCTGCTATTAAGGATTATAGCAGTGAGTTGGTTTTTTGTCACAATGATTTAAACCAAGGCAATATATTATTTAATAAAGAGGTAAAACTAATTGATTGGGAATATTCTTGCCTGAACGATAAGTACTTTGATTTAGCGAATGTAATTATTGAATATGATTTTAATAAAAAAGAGGAAGAATCATTTTTAAAGCAGTATTTTAAAAATAAACAAAGCTGCAATAAAAATAAACTATATTTGTTTAAAATTCTATATTTAGCTTTGTCTCTTTTATGGTTTAATGCCTACAATCAAAAAAGTAAAAGAGATATATTTATAAAAAAAATATTATCTCTATTAAAGAATGAGTTTTAA
- the sucD gene encoding succinate--CoA ligase subunit alpha: protein MAILINKNTRVIVQGFTGAQASFHSKNALDYGTNIVSGVVPGKRGQKHLGIPIYNTVECAKRLTGANASIIYVPAPFCKDAIIEAAENGIETIVCITEGIPTIDMLNIKAAIDLNGARLIGPNCPGIITPDECKMGIMPANIHQKGSVGIISRSGTLTYEAVYQSTKVGLGQSTCVGIGGDSVPGSDFIDILKLFEEDEQTKSIILIGEIGGAKEEAAAEYIKSHITKPVVSYIAGVTAPRGKRMGHAGAIIDGSAGSAEDKYRALENAGVRTVRTITALGQALLEVQK, encoded by the coding sequence ATGGCTATTTTAATTAATAAAAATACACGCGTAATTGTTCAAGGATTTACAGGAGCACAAGCAAGTTTCCATTCAAAAAACGCACTTGATTATGGAACAAATATTGTTTCAGGTGTAGTTCCAGGAAAGCGTGGTCAAAAACACTTAGGTATACCTATTTATAATACCGTTGAGTGTGCAAAAAGACTTACAGGTGCAAATGCTTCAATTATATATGTTCCCGCACCTTTTTGTAAAGATGCAATCATAGAAGCCGCTGAAAATGGAATTGAAACAATAGTATGTATAACAGAAGGAATTCCTACTATTGATATGTTAAACATAAAAGCAGCCATTGATTTAAATGGAGCACGTTTAATTGGACCAAATTGTCCTGGTATTATTACCCCTGATGAATGTAAAATGGGAATTATGCCTGCTAATATTCATCAAAAAGGTTCCGTTGGAATTATTTCACGCTCAGGAACACTTACTTATGAAGCAGTTTACCAATCAACAAAAGTTGGACTGGGGCAATCTACTTGTGTAGGTATTGGGGGCGATTCTGTTCCTGGCAGTGATTTTATTGATATCTTAAAACTTTTTGAAGAAGATGAACAAACCAAATCTATTATTTTAATTGGTGAAATAGGTGGAGCTAAAGAAGAAGCAGCTGCTGAATATATCAAGTCTCATATTACAAAACCTGTTGTATCTTATATTGCAGGAGTAACAGCACCTAGAGGAAAAAGAATGGGCCATGCAGGTGCTATTATTGATGGAAGTGCTGGAAGTGCAGAAGATAAATACAGAGCCCTAGAAAATGCAGGGGTTAGAACAGTACGAACCATTACAGCTCTAGGACAGGCATTATTAGAAGTACAAAAATAA
- the sucC gene encoding ADP-forming succinate--CoA ligase subunit beta — translation MNLHEYQAKNLYRKYDIPTTKGKLLTHPSQLDNILNTIGKDKWVIKAQVHAGGRGKAGGVVIVDSKAEANKEVRRLLGSKLVTHQTSSEGQSVNSIYIEEPCEILQQIYLAFIVDRTSSRIMIITSSQGGIEIEEVAKNTPEKILKNTINPVVGIMPAQCRQICEDLNLDKTLSSQMIDLMQKTYKMFVENDLSLVEVNPLVVTKQGYLICLDAKIQVDDSALYRQEKMNESRDDSQEDERELKASKLDLNYISLDGNIACMVNGAGLAMATMDLIKTYGGEPANFLDVGGSVNEKRVIEAFEIILSDKKVNGILINIFGGIVRCDIIASGIIEATKAMDISVPIVVRLEGTNAKEGLDLIKASKLNIYEENDLDKASKKIIELTQGLK, via the coding sequence ATGAATTTACATGAATACCAAGCCAAAAACCTTTATAGAAAATATGACATTCCTACAACCAAAGGAAAACTATTAACTCATCCAAGCCAATTGGATAATATTTTAAATACCATTGGAAAAGACAAGTGGGTTATAAAAGCCCAAGTTCATGCAGGAGGAAGAGGAAAAGCAGGTGGTGTGGTAATAGTAGATTCAAAAGCAGAAGCGAACAAAGAAGTAAGACGTTTACTTGGTTCTAAACTAGTAACGCATCAAACATCAAGCGAAGGACAGAGTGTTAATTCTATTTATATTGAAGAACCATGTGAAATACTTCAACAAATTTATTTGGCTTTTATAGTTGATAGAACAAGCTCAAGAATTATGATTATAACTTCTTCGCAAGGTGGAATTGAAATTGAAGAAGTAGCTAAAAATACTCCGGAAAAAATCCTAAAAAATACTATCAACCCAGTAGTAGGAATTATGCCTGCTCAATGTAGACAAATTTGTGAAGATTTAAATTTGGATAAAACACTTTCTTCTCAAATGATAGATTTAATGCAAAAAACCTACAAAATGTTTGTAGAAAATGACCTCTCACTTGTTGAAGTAAATCCACTTGTTGTTACAAAACAAGGGTATTTAATTTGTTTAGATGCAAAAATACAAGTAGATGATTCTGCTTTATACAGACAAGAAAAAATGAATGAAAGCAGAGACGACTCTCAAGAAGATGAAAGAGAATTAAAAGCTTCAAAACTGGATTTAAATTATATATCTTTAGATGGTAATATTGCTTGTATGGTAAATGGTGCTGGATTAGCTATGGCCACTATGGATTTAATTAAAACTTATGGAGGAGAACCTGCTAACTTCTTAGATGTAGGTGGAAGTGTTAATGAAAAACGTGTTATTGAAGCTTTTGAGATTATTTTAAGTGATAAAAAAGTCAATGGTATTTTAATTAATATTTTTGGAGGAATTGTACGTTGTGATATTATTGCTTCTGGAATTATAGAAGCTACAAAAGCTATGGATATATCTGTTCCTATTGTTGTAAGATTAGAAGGTACCAATGCAAAAGAAGGTTTAGATTTAATTAAAGCCTCAAAATTGAATATTTATGAAGAAAATGATTTAGATAAAGCCAGTAAAAAAATCATTGAATTAACACAAGGATTAAAGTAA
- a CDS encoding aldehyde dehydrogenase family protein, translating into MSTIEVTSPFDGRVVGTVKFSSVEEVQGAIDLAYTTFEDHKNALPKYRRVEILEKLVEIMSSQIEDLTILCASEGGKPYMDSKVEIQRAINGVKLAIEGLSSFEGTEVAMGHTASSANRMAYTFKEPIGVVAAVSAFNHPFNLAIHQVIPALAVGCSVIIKPATQTPMSALKLIELLAEAGLPKGWAQAVVCDRVGGELLATSPKINFLTFIGSGKVGWYLNSKVANGTRVALEHGGVAPVIVEKDADISELIPALAKGGFYHAGQVCVSVQRVYVHKDIIDEVASKLSEAASKLIVGDQLDPKTEVGPLINHNEVNRVEEWVNDAVSNGGKILTGGKRISDSLFEATVILNTSDDAIISKNEIFGPVVCLYTYDDIEEAFDRANSLDVSFQAAIFTKNIDTALLAVKRLSGTAVMVNDHTAFRVDWMPFGGAKASGLGMGGIHHSMTEMSKEKLMVLKSPVL; encoded by the coding sequence ATGAGCACTATTGAAGTTACATCACCATTTGATGGTAGAGTTGTTGGTACAGTAAAGTTTTCTTCAGTTGAAGAAGTACAAGGTGCTATTGATTTAGCATATACTACATTTGAAGATCACAAAAATGCCCTTCCTAAATACAGAAGAGTAGAGATTTTAGAAAAATTAGTAGAAATTATGAGCTCACAAATCGAAGACTTAACTATTCTTTGTGCATCTGAGGGTGGAAAACCTTATATGGATTCTAAAGTAGAAATCCAAAGAGCTATTAATGGAGTTAAACTTGCAATTGAAGGTTTATCATCATTTGAAGGAACTGAAGTTGCTATGGGTCATACTGCATCAAGTGCAAATAGAATGGCTTATACCTTTAAAGAACCTATTGGTGTTGTTGCTGCTGTATCTGCTTTTAATCACCCCTTTAACCTAGCAATTCATCAAGTAATTCCTGCACTTGCTGTTGGATGTTCAGTTATTATTAAACCTGCTACTCAAACGCCAATGTCAGCTCTTAAACTAATTGAATTATTAGCAGAGGCTGGATTACCAAAAGGTTGGGCGCAAGCAGTTGTTTGTGACAGAGTTGGGGGAGAATTATTAGCTACTTCACCTAAGATTAATTTCTTAACGTTTATTGGTTCTGGTAAAGTTGGTTGGTACTTAAATTCTAAAGTTGCTAATGGAACGAGAGTTGCATTAGAACATGGTGGAGTTGCACCTGTAATTGTTGAAAAAGATGCTGATATATCTGAATTAATTCCTGCTTTAGCTAAGGGTGGTTTTTACCATGCTGGACAAGTTTGTGTATCTGTTCAACGAGTATATGTACATAAAGATATTATAGATGAAGTTGCAAGTAAATTAAGTGAAGCTGCATCTAAATTAATCGTAGGAGATCAATTAGATCCAAAAACTGAAGTGGGTCCATTAATTAACCATAATGAAGTAAACAGAGTTGAAGAATGGGTTAACGATGCAGTATCTAATGGTGGTAAGATTTTAACAGGTGGAAAAAGAATTTCTGATTCTTTATTTGAAGCTACTGTTATTTTAAATACAAGTGATGATGCAATTATTTCTAAGAATGAAATCTTTGGACCAGTTGTTTGTTTATATACTTATGATGATATAGAAGAAGCATTTGATAGAGCAAATTCTTTAGATGTATCTTTCCAAGCTGCTATTTTTACTAAAAACATTGATACTGCTTTATTAGCAGTTAAAAGATTAAGTGGAACGGCAGTTATGGTTAATGATCATACAGCATTTAGAGTTGATTGGATGCCTTTTGGAGGAGCTAAAGCTTCCGGATTAGGAATGGGTGGAATTCATCACTCAATGACTGAAATGTCAAAAGAAAAATTAATGGTATTAAAATCACCCGTATTATAA
- a CDS encoding L,D-transpeptidase: MRKDFLLEVIEIPVYKKRFPAYLNKLCKKDTSCLREKILNIKSWSTTPKDKKLTKLLKRRLKNIEINAEYFNKIQNKVLQIFKDKKIRNKQYLSIVDLSKQVLILVVYENDSIKYIGSDLVSTGDMYREREIIFGENHYFNTPSGLFKAHRGWRSVGDLGSDKVSLGYGKKGRYIFYFGKQKSKRFNTFRANKTKIINEDNWSIINDTLQLAMHAHESSYPKGKAYSHGCIRLNNETNIFLDNNLFLHKKSIVNNTWKNPYSHAPKEIKYSSYIGQYLLIEKSFN; this comes from the coding sequence ATGAGAAAAGATTTTTTATTAGAAGTAATAGAAATACCTGTTTATAAAAAACGTTTTCCTGCTTATTTAAATAAACTTTGCAAAAAAGATACTTCTTGTTTAAGAGAAAAAATACTAAATATTAAAAGCTGGTCCACAACACCAAAAGATAAAAAACTCACAAAACTACTAAAAAGAAGACTCAAAAATATAGAAATTAATGCTGAGTATTTTAATAAAATACAAAACAAAGTTCTTCAAATATTTAAAGATAAAAAAATTAGAAACAAACAATATCTTTCTATCGTAGATTTATCAAAACAAGTTCTTATTTTAGTTGTTTATGAAAATGATTCAATTAAATACATAGGCTCAGACCTAGTATCTACAGGTGATATGTATAGGGAAAGAGAAATAATCTTTGGAGAAAACCATTATTTTAATACTCCAAGTGGTTTGTTTAAAGCACATAGAGGCTGGCGCTCTGTGGGAGATTTAGGTTCTGATAAAGTATCATTGGGTTATGGAAAAAAAGGAAGATATATTTTTTATTTTGGTAAACAAAAATCAAAAAGATTTAATACATTTAGAGCAAATAAAACAAAGATTATAAATGAAGATAATTGGAGTATTATCAATGATACTTTACAATTAGCTATGCATGCACATGAAAGCTCTTACCCTAAAGGAAAAGCGTATTCTCATGGATGTATTAGACTTAACAATGAAACAAATATATTTTTAGATAATAATCTATTTTTACACAAAAAAAGCATTGTAAATAATACCTGGAAAAACCCCTATTCACACGCTCCCAAAGAAATAAAATACAGTTCTTATATAGGTCAATACTTATTAATAGAAAAAAGTTTCAATTAG
- a CDS encoding acetolactate synthase large subunit, producing the protein MKASALFVKALENEGVEYIFGIPGEENLDFLDSMKDSNIKLILTRHEQGAGFMAATYGRLTGKVGVCLATLGPGATNFITSAAYAQLGGMPILMITGQKPIKKSKQGRFQIIDIVNLMKPVTKYAKQVVNGNNIPSMVREAFKIATAERPGAVHIELPEDIAAEECDDNIYAVNPVRYPKADETSIEDAVKMIENAKMPLLLVGAGANRTRIGDALKNFVNSTGIPFFSTQMGKGVIDDGHELCLGTAALSANDFIHCAIDRADLIINVGHDVIEKPPFFMENDENSTKVIHLNFFPSEVDDTYFPQLDVIGDIASNVTSLTEAITNQNTWEFDYFKRVVKEVRTHTSKYFEDTRFPILPQRAVNTIRKQLADDDILTLDNGVYKIWFARNYDCAKPNTLLLDNALATMGAGLPSAMAAKMVHPDKKVVAVCGDGGFMMNSQEMETAIRLKLNLTVIILNDNAYGMIKWKQTGMGFETFGLDLGNPDFVKYAEAYGAKGYRPSSCEEFEKTLNDCVNSDGLHLIDLAVDYSLNHSILFDLLEKKECIL; encoded by the coding sequence ATGAAAGCATCAGCTCTATTTGTAAAAGCTTTAGAAAACGAAGGTGTAGAATATATATTTGGAATTCCTGGAGAAGAAAATCTTGATTTTCTTGACTCTATGAAAGATTCAAATATTAAACTAATATTAACAAGACATGAACAAGGTGCTGGTTTTATGGCCGCAACTTACGGTAGACTTACTGGTAAAGTCGGTGTTTGTTTAGCAACACTTGGCCCTGGAGCTACTAACTTTATAACATCTGCTGCTTATGCACAATTAGGTGGTATGCCAATCCTAATGATTACGGGTCAAAAACCTATTAAAAAATCTAAACAAGGTAGATTTCAAATTATTGACATTGTTAATTTAATGAAACCTGTTACTAAATATGCTAAACAAGTTGTAAATGGAAATAATATTCCATCTATGGTAAGAGAAGCTTTTAAAATTGCTACTGCTGAGAGACCTGGAGCTGTTCATATTGAATTACCTGAAGATATTGCGGCTGAAGAGTGTGATGATAATATTTATGCTGTTAATCCTGTACGATATCCAAAAGCAGATGAAACATCAATCGAAGATGCTGTTAAAATGATTGAAAATGCTAAAATGCCTTTATTGCTTGTAGGAGCAGGAGCTAATAGAACACGAATTGGTGATGCTTTAAAAAACTTTGTTAATTCTACTGGAATTCCTTTTTTCTCTACTCAAATGGGTAAAGGTGTAATTGATGATGGTCATGAATTATGTTTAGGAACGGCTGCTTTAAGTGCAAATGATTTTATTCATTGTGCAATTGATCGAGCTGATTTAATTATTAATGTTGGTCATGATGTAATTGAAAAACCACCATTTTTCATGGAAAATGATGAAAATTCAACTAAAGTTATCCACTTAAACTTTTTTCCATCAGAAGTTGATGATACTTACTTCCCACAATTAGATGTAATTGGAGATATTGCTTCAAATGTTACTTCTTTAACTGAAGCAATTACAAACCAAAACACTTGGGAATTTGATTATTTTAAAAGAGTAGTTAAAGAAGTAAGAACACATACTTCTAAATACTTTGAAGATACAAGATTTCCAATCTTACCTCAAAGAGCTGTAAATACTATTAGAAAACAATTAGCAGATGATGATATTCTTACTTTAGATAATGGAGTATATAAAATCTGGTTTGCAAGAAACTATGATTGTGCTAAACCTAATACTTTATTATTAGATAATGCACTTGCAACTATGGGTGCTGGACTTCCTTCTGCAATGGCAGCTAAAATGGTTCATCCTGATAAAAAAGTTGTTGCTGTTTGTGGTGATGGTGGATTTATGATGAACTCACAAGAAATGGAAACTGCAATCAGATTAAAACTTAACTTAACTGTTATTATTTTAAATGATAATGCATACGGAATGATTAAATGGAAACAAACAGGAATGGGATTTGAAACATTTGGATTAGATTTAGGAAACCCTGATTTTGTTAAATATGCAGAAGCATATGGTGCAAAAGGATACAGACCTTCTTCTTGTGAAGAATTTGAAAAAACATTAAATGATTGTGTAAATTCTGATGGTTTACATTTAATTGACTTAGCAGTTGATTATTCATTAAATCATTCAATCTTATTTGATTTATTAGAGAAAAAAGAGTGTATTTTATAA
- a CDS encoding nitrite/sulfite reductase: MSKELSKLEILKASRNPLHVVQDMFEEAKGGTPLSEEHIGLLKWYGMYPHINNDETEDKKYFMKRVKLVDTTMNLEQLGVMAKIGQEYAQGLVDFTTRQNIQFHFIQIKDIPKIFELLDSVNLTSRMASGDGPRPIMSCPVAGIDKKEIFDASPLVRSIDTYFDKNDDQFCNFPRKYKIGVSGCACHCPTHEVQDISFTAFKDENDEVLFDLCVGGGLSKSKQIAFRANRYVKESQVQEIAIVCAEIFREHGNRANRGKARVRHLVNEWGLEKFVAKIEEKLGYALQVGEKEPIITSFEHRNHFGINKAKQEGESYIGFATNSGRVAGEDFKAMHEILSKYNAKGLALTSTQNFVVYGVKDEDAQALADEFDALGYPYKPSPFRARLNSCTGNEFCKFGITETKEFSKKILVELENRFPNFDENITIAISGCGNACSHPQISDIGFTGLKVRNDEGKRVEGYEVILGGNLEGEKLSRFAQKIGKKVEASKLLDYISDLINAYKEDPKESTSFKDYLHKVSLEA, encoded by the coding sequence ATGAGCAAAGAATTATCAAAACTAGAAATACTAAAAGCTTCTAGAAACCCTTTACATGTAGTACAAGATATGTTTGAAGAAGCCAAAGGTGGAACGCCTTTAAGTGAGGAGCATATTGGATTATTAAAGTGGTATGGAATGTATCCACACATTAATAATGATGAAACAGAAGATAAAAAATATTTCATGAAACGTGTTAAATTAGTTGATACTACTATGAATTTAGAACAATTAGGCGTTATGGCAAAAATAGGTCAAGAATATGCACAAGGTTTGGTTGATTTTACAACAAGACAAAATATTCAGTTTCATTTTATTCAAATCAAAGATATTCCTAAAATTTTCGAACTCTTAGACAGTGTTAATTTAACCTCAAGAATGGCATCAGGTGATGGTCCCAGACCAATTATGTCCTGTCCCGTAGCAGGAATTGATAAAAAGGAAATTTTTGATGCCAGCCCCTTGGTTCGTTCAATTGATACGTACTTTGATAAAAATGATGATCAATTTTGCAATTTTCCAAGAAAATATAAAATAGGGGTATCTGGTTGCGCCTGTCACTGTCCAACACACGAAGTACAAGATATATCCTTTACAGCATTTAAAGATGAAAATGATGAGGTATTGTTTGATTTATGTGTAGGTGGAGGTTTATCCAAATCTAAGCAAATTGCATTTAGAGCCAATCGTTATGTAAAAGAATCACAAGTTCAAGAAATAGCAATTGTTTGTGCTGAAATTTTTAGAGAACATGGAAACAGAGCAAATCGTGGAAAAGCAAGAGTAAGACATCTTGTAAATGAATGGGGACTGGAAAAATTTGTAGCCAAAATTGAAGAAAAATTGGGTTATGCATTACAAGTTGGTGAAAAAGAACCTATAATTACTTCTTTTGAACACAGAAATCATTTTGGAATTAATAAAGCAAAACAAGAAGGTGAATCGTATATAGGTTTCGCTACAAATTCAGGTCGTGTTGCAGGGGAAGATTTTAAAGCCATGCATGAAATCTTAAGTAAATACAATGCAAAAGGTTTGGCGCTTACATCTACTCAGAACTTTGTTGTTTATGGTGTAAAAGATGAAGATGCTCAAGCCTTAGCAGATGAATTTGATGCTTTGGGTTATCCTTATAAACCAAGTCCTTTTAGAGCAAGATTAAATTCATGTACAGGAAACGAGTTTTGTAAATTTGGAATTACTGAAACAAAAGAGTTTTCAAAAAAGATATTAGTTGAACTTGAGAACAGATTCCCTAATTTTGATGAGAATATTACTATTGCAATTTCTGGTTGTGGAAATGCCTGTTCACACCCTCAAATTTCTGATATAGGTTTTACTGGCCTTAAGGTTAGAAATGATGAGGGTAAGAGAGTTGAAGGTTATGAAGTAATATTAGGTGGAAATTTAGAAGGTGAAAAACTCAGTCGTTTTGCACAAAAAATAGGGAAAAAAGTTGAAGCTTCAAAATTATTAGATTATATTAGTGATTTAATAAATGCCTACAAAGAAGATCCAAAAGAAAGTACATCCTTTAAAGATTATTTACATAAAGTATCTTTAGAAGCTTAG